Genomic window (Methyloprofundus sp.):
CGGCCTTATTAAAACAGTCTTAAGTTATGCAAGCACTCGCCGAGCAGCAACTAAGTGATTTTTTACAGCAACTGACGGTTGAGAAAAGATTGTCCGTGCATACTGTCAGTAGTTATCAACGAGATTTAAAACGTTTAGCTCACTTTTGTTGTCAGCAGAGCATTTTGCAATGGGTTGATGTAACGGCTAATAATATTTTAAAGCATATCGCTGAGCGCCATCGTGGTGGATTAAGTAGTAAAAGTTTACAACGTGAACTATCGGCCATCAGAAGTTTTTATTTCTATTTAATGAAAATAGGGCAAGCAGATCATAATCCTGCACAACATGTGCAAGCTCCCAAGCAAGCCAGAAAGCTCCCCAAAATTCTGGATGTTGATCAAGTCAGTGGTTTGTTGGATGCAGGCACTAGTTCCGTCTTGGAAGTGCGTGATCTAGCTATGTTTGAATTATTCTATTCTTCAGGTCTACGCTTGAGTGAGTTGAGTGCCTTAAATATCAATGATTTGGATTTGCATGATAAGCAACTGAAAGTTGTTAAAGGCAAGGGGGGGAAATCACGTCTGTTACCTGTTGGTAGACATGCTATCGCTGCTTTGCAAGCATGGCTGCAAGTCAGGCCGCCTTCTGCAATAGTTAACGAAGAACCTATTTTTACCAGTACTAAAGGCAAGCGTTTAGGGAATCGCAGTATTCAATTACGCTTAAAACAATGGTGTCTTAAAAAAGGGGTGACTGAACAAGTGCACCCGCATATGTTGCGGCATTCCTTTGCCACACATTTACTAGAAGCCAGTCAAGATTTAAGGGCAGTGCAAGAATTACTCGGCCATGAGAATATCAGTACTA
Coding sequences:
- a CDS encoding integrase/recombinase XerC, whose translation is MQALAEQQLSDFLQQLTVEKRLSVHTVSSYQRDLKRLAHFCCQQSILQWVDVTANNILKHIAERHRGGLSSKSLQRELSAIRSFYFYLMKIGQADHNPAQHVQAPKQARKLPKILDVDQVSGLLDAGTSSVLEVRDLAMFELFYSSGLRLSELSALNINDLDLHDKQLKVVKGKGGKSRLLPVGRHAIAALQAWLQVRPPSAIVNEEPIFTSTKGKRLGNRSIQLRLKQWCLKKGVTEQVHPHMLRHSFATHLLEASQDLRAVQELLGHENISTTQIYTHLDFQHLADVYDQAHPRAKKSD